The Muribaculum intestinale genome includes the window TATGACAACGGGTATGAGCACCTTCCACATGCTTATATGCGGCGACCGAGAGGTATTTGTCACCGAATTAGGATATTGTTTATTATTATTTTTTTCGTCGGACATGGCGTTCAATAATCTCGTTATAACGTTGGACAACCTCTTCCATCACATCACGCCATGAACGCGTGAGAGTAGACGAGGCGCCTTTGGCGGCAATATCGATACGCTCGGGATTGTTGTATAGTTCACGAATCAATGCGGCATAGCTCTCAGGAGTACGATTTGCGAGAAAGCCATTTTCCCCGTCGACAATAACCTCGGCAGCCGTGGCCCCGTGGAGCAATATCGAGGGGGTGCCCATCATTGCGGCTTCCCTTACTACAAGAGGTGCGTTGTCATAAAATGACGGAAAGAGAAAAAGACTTGCAGCTGCATAGTATTGTTTCAGTGTATCCCTATCGCGGATGACTCCATGGAGTGTGACACGGTCTTCAACACCAAGAGAGCGGATGAGCGATTTCATATCGTCGACAGCATAGCCTGTGCCGATAAATGCCATTCTGACAGGCAAATCCCTCAACATGGATATTGCGCGTATAATTACCTCGACTCCTTTCTCCCAGATGTGCTGCCCTACGAAAAGCAAAAGCATCTCAGACCTGTCAATCCCAATACGGCGGCGCGACTCGGCCTTGAAGTCAAGTATACTGTCGAAATTCTCCATCGCGAGGTCAATACCGTTTTCGACTACAGTGAGACGCCCTTTGTAGCCATATTCTCTGACGGTATCCTCTACCTGAGCCTGCGGTATCCACACCTCATCGGCTGCATTGAAAAAATCAAGTACACGCTTCATTATCCGCTTTACCATCCAGGGGGGAAGAGAATGCTCCAGATCGGTGCGATACTTGGAGTGAAAAGTGGCCACAAGCGGAACATCATGGTATCGCGATGAATACAATGCCAAACGCCCTGAAGAAAACGGACAGTGACTATGGACAAGAGAAAATGGTGTGCGCCGCAGCTTTCTCCATATAAAGGGATCGACTTTAGGATAGCCATAACGATAAGGCGCCCTGGAAGGTATCGGGAGTGAGAAGAACCGATAAAGGTCAAAACCGTCATGAGATGGCATGACAGGGTTCCACGGCGTCACGACACAGGATTTGTAACCCATCGTCGTGAGCCAGTGCACATAATTCTCGACAGTGAGCGTTACTCCGTCGAGCACCGGAGGAAAGCTGTCGTTGAACAGCCCTATTACCTTATCATTGCTATCCACTCTATTTCTCAAATAGTCTTAACGTTTATCAGCATAACACCGGTATTGCCTGCAAAGTTACACTGTTTTGTCGAATTAATCAGACTGCACCTGAACAGTCTTGAATGCAGTTGCATCCGTGACTCGCCCCATGATACCAAAAAGAGTCATTGCATTCACGGTAGTACGGCGGCACACATCATCATAATCAATACCAAGAGAATCCGCAACCGTATGAGCAACCAAAGCGACATAAGCCGACTCATTGCGATGTCCGCGATGTGGCACGGGAGCGAGATATGGCGAGTCGGTCTCCAAAAGAATCCGGTCGATACCTATATCAGTAAGCACATCGCGCAACCTGCTGTTTTTAAAAGTGACAATACCGTTGATTCCAAAGTAGAAATCTCCTACGCGGCGTATCCGGTCGACATCATCGGCCGAGCCTCCGAAACTATGGAAAACGCCCCGTGGAGTGGCATCAAGACCGGAAAGCACTTCGAGAGTGTCATCAAGCCCTTCGCGACAATGGATTATTACAGGCAGGTCTTTTTCAACAGCCCAGCGACACTGGGTGGCAAACACCTCGCGCTGCTCGGAGCGGTGTGTAGTATCCCAGTAAAGATCTATTCCGATTTCTCCAACTGCACACAGGCCGACCGGTGGATTGTCGAGAATAGCGCGCATGTGACCGAGCACATTCTCAAAACCGCAATCGACCTCAGTAGGATGAAGTCCGACTGCGACTGATGTGAGTTCAGGATAACGCTCGTGTAGAGCCAGCATGGGCTGGAGCGTAAGCATGTCGACATTTGGCAATATCATATGCCCTACCCCGGCCTTGACCGCACGGTCAATGACCTCGTCGGTATCCTGAAATTCTTCAGGAAGATAGATATGTGTGTGAGTGTCTACGAGCATTATTTTGAACGGGCACGCGATTTCCGCGCAATATCTACAAAAAATTCCTTGGCGTCGGCAGGCAAGTCTGTGGCAAGCACCGACTTCTCTGCCATATCACTGTAATAATCAATTGCCTCACGGCAAAGACGGTCAATACCATACTCAACATACAGTTGACGTATGCGCTCTATTTTATGGTCAGACCGCACACCAAACATTGACGCGATTTCCGAGGCAACGGCATCGTCGCCGCAACGGAGTGCAGAAATAAGCAGATATGTTTTTTTGTCATTGAGGATGTCACCGCCAATGGCCTTGCCGAACACAGCCGGATCGCCAAATGTGTCAAGATAGTCATCCTGCAGCTGGAAGGCAAGTCCAAGCATCGTGCCATATTCATAAAGGCTGTCAGCTGTGGCCGCATCGGCTCCGGCCACAATCGCTCCGAGCTTGCATGCAGCTCCGAGCAAAACTGAAGTCTTGAGCCGTATCATATTGAGATACTCGTCAATAGTGACATCATCACGGTGCTCGAAATCCATGTCGTACTGCTGCCCTTCGTACACCTCCATCGCAGTGGTATTGAACAGCTCCATTACCGGACGCAGTATTTTGTCATCCACGACTTTCATAACAAGTCGTCCGGCCATTGTCAGCATGGCATCTCCGGAGAGTATGGCGGTACTGTCATCCCATTTGACATGGACAGTGGGCCTGCCGCGACGCACATCAGCACGGTCCATCACATCATCATGCAGAAGAGTAAAATTATGATACATCTCTATACCCAACGCCTGGTTTACCGCACTGTCGGCACTTGCACCACATGCCTCACATGCGGCCAACAGCAGCATCGGACGAAGACGTTTGCCTCCGGAGGCGAGAGTATAGGCGATAGGAGCATACAGGCCCTCCGGCTCAACGGGATATTTTATGTCATTTACAGTCTGATTGATATAGTCGGCATACCATTCCTTTGTATTCATGTCGTATAATTTACCTCACTGTTTGTTCAATATGTATGATATCACTTTATGTCGGCCACAGAGCCTGATTCGTCAACAATAATTCCATCCTCCTCAAGGATATCTCCAGCATTTTCCTTGTCAACCAAATCCGGATTCTGCACAATTCGCTCCCCGGAAGAGGAAGATTTCGAGGCCACCGGTGCCGGGACATCGGATATTGATATCTCCGAACGGCCTCTTAGCACAGCTGTGGCTTCAGGCCCTAAAATTATATTTGCCAGGCTATCACTGCGGTGGGCCAGAGTCACTTCGAACGCCTCAATGTAAGCATCGGCCAGCGCACTGCGCCCTTCGCTGCGATATTCGTGTTCATTTGCGCGCACTTTTAACAGAAAACCTTCCATCTGCATCTGAGACATCGAAGATGCCCGTTGGACAAAAGTCTGTGCATCATTGGCTCCACGCTGACTTACAAGTTTGAAATCGTGAGATGAAGAGCATCCGCATGCTGCCATAGTGGCTGCAATCAATATGGATACGGCTACATTATATATATGGTAACGGCTTATAATCCGCATGGCAGAATTCATAACAGACACATTGCAATTTTTGCGCAGGCAAGAGCATCAGCCTGTGCATTATGGTGATTGTCAAAAGGGATGCCAAGATAATTGGCCACACACGGCAGTGAATAGCTACCTCCGATGTCAGCTCGGCGTATTGACCGACGTGCAGCCGACAAAGTGCAGAAGAATGGATTGTCGGGCCATGTCATTGAATAAATGCGATGACATGCACGGATACATTTCTCATCAAAACTCTTATTGTGGGCCACAAACGGAATTGTTTCCATATCGGCTCCATATACGGCAAAAGTGTCGGCCATACGACTCCACACGAGTGAAAACCCGCTACAGTTTTCAGTATCATTAGGATATATACCGTGGATACTTGTGGAAAAATAGCGGATGTACCAGTTAGGCTCAGGACGCACCAGTTCGTAAAATGTACTCTTGATAATGCCATCAATTACAAGGACGGCACCTATGGCACAGATACTCGTCGGCTGGTTGTTTGCCGTCTCTACATCTATGGCGATGAAATTATCCATTAGGCTGAAGCTGATTTATACGATCTCTTACCTGCTCCATCAGCCAGCGGGGGGTAGATGTGGCGCCGCATATGCCGATACTTTCAACCTCTGAAATCCAGTCGGGCTGTATTTCATCTGGATTGGAGATAAAATATGTCATCGGATTTACATCATGGCATTCGCCATAGAGGAATCGTCCGTTGCTGGATTTACGTCCGCTGACAAAGAGAATCACCTCATGCTCGGCAGCAAAAGCCCTGAGCTGAGGCACACGGTTGGCTACCTGACGACATATCGTGTCGACATACTCGAAACGCGTATCAGGAGATTTCCGGCGCTCTATTTCACGAATCATTTCGTGAAAGCCATGCACGGATTTGGTAGTCTGGCTATATAATATTATGTCGCGGTTGAAGTCGAGCCTGTCAAGCCCGGCAACATCCTCGACCACGACAGCCTCGCCGTCGGTCTGCCCGACCAGTCCGTTAACCTCGGCATGCCCGCGCTTGCCATATATTACAATCTGCTGACCGGGGGAACGTCGGTCATAACTTTCGCGTATGCGCTTCTGCAGATGCAACACGACTGGACATGTGGCGTCGATAATATCTATATCGTTGGCTTTTGCAGTAGCATAGGTCGACGGAGGCTCGCCGTGGGCACGCAGGAGCACTTTGACTCCATGCAGCGAATGGAGATCATCATGCGTGATGGTGACCAGTCCCCTACTGCACAGACGTTCTACCTCGTCGCTATTGTGCACAATGTCGCCAAGACAATAAAGCCTGTTGGACGAGTCGAGTTCCTGCTCGGCCTTGCGTATGGCCGTCACAACACCGTTGCAGAATCCGGAGGCCTGATCAATCTCAACCCTCATCGTTTTGCAGCTAAAATACGATTATAGAGTTCTATGAGCCACTCGTTTTGTTCAGCAATAGTCATGTCGCTGTTGTCGAGGCTTATGGCATCCGAGGCCTTTGTCAGCGGACTTTCAGCGCGAGTTGTATCGATATGGTCGCGTTGCTTTACATTGGCAAGCACATCCTCATATGTGGCTTCCATGCCTTTCTGCTGGAGTTCAAGGAAACGGCGATGTGCACGCGTCTCTGCCGATGCGTCAACAAACACCTTCATCTCAGCATCAGGGAAAACAGTGGTGCCGATATCGCGTCCATCCATCACAATGCCTTTTTCCCTGCCGAACTGCTGCTGAAGAGCGACGAGATGATGACGCACAGCCGGAATAACCGCGACTTGAGAGACATTGTCGGACACCCTCAGAGAACGTATCTCACTCTCGACATCCTCACCACACAGCAACGTATGCTGCCCCTCACCGGGAATCGGTTGGAAATCTATGGCAATATCGGGCAAGGCAGCAATAAGGGCCTCTTCATCCACAGTGCCGTCAGATACAATACCACGACGCAGCCCCCATAATGTTACAGCACGGTACATGGCGCCTGAGTCGACATAACGGTAGCCGATTGATGATGCCAAAGCACGCGCCATAGAACTCTTCCCGGATGATGAATATCCATCGATGGCGATTATAATCTTGTTGTCAGATGATGACATATATTTCTTTCGTTTAATTATTTCAGAATAATTTTCAATCAATCTGAGTCATTCAAAAATTTCTTCACAAAAATAGCGAGAATTCGCGAGATAAATGCATAATTGCCCAAAATAAGCAGAGGATATTTTTCAGATTTTACAATAGTAGCACTATTTACGGCATAAATATGCCTCCCGACTCAAATATTTATATCGACATCTGGTTTCCGTATTACAAATATAATTTTACAGAATCTCGCCTGACGGGTTTTATCTACCTTTTTGTTCCGTCTTTATGAAATGGAGTGTCTGTAATTCCATATTCGCAATATCAATACATTCTCGAAATAACATTCAAAAGTCAACAGTTCATCAAAAAAACCGACATTATTTCAAGGCAACGCATCCGCC containing:
- a CDS encoding TatD family hydrolase, translating into MLVDTHTHIYLPEEFQDTDEVIDRAVKAGVGHMILPNVDMLTLQPMLALHERYPELTSVAVGLHPTEVDCGFENVLGHMRAILDNPPVGLCAVGEIGIDLYWDTTHRSEQREVFATQCRWAVEKDLPVIIHCREGLDDTLEVLSGLDATPRGVFHSFGGSADDVDRIRRVGDFYFGINGIVTFKNSRLRDVLTDIGIDRILLETDSPYLAPVPHRGHRNESAYVALVAHTVADSLGIDYDDVCRRTTVNAMTLFGIMGRVTDATAFKTVQVQSD
- a CDS encoding glycosyltransferase, whose protein sequence is MDSNDKVIGLFNDSFPPVLDGVTLTVENYVHWLTTMGYKSCVVTPWNPVMPSHDGFDLYRFFSLPIPSRAPYRYGYPKVDPFIWRKLRRTPFSLVHSHCPFSSGRLALYSSRYHDVPLVATFHSKYRTDLEHSLPPWMVKRIMKRVLDFFNAADEVWIPQAQVEDTVREYGYKGRLTVVENGIDLAMENFDSILDFKAESRRRIGIDRSEMLLLFVGQHIWEKGVEVIIRAISMLRDLPVRMAFIGTGYAVDDMKSLIRSLGVEDRVTLHGVIRDRDTLKQYYAAASLFLFPSFYDNAPLVVREAAMMGTPSILLHGATAAEVIVDGENGFLANRTPESYAALIRELYNNPERIDIAAKGASSTLTRSWRDVMEEVVQRYNEIIERHVRRKK
- a CDS encoding polyprenyl synthetase family protein produces the protein MNTKEWYADYINQTVNDIKYPVEPEGLYAPIAYTLASGGKRLRPMLLLAACEACGASADSAVNQALGIEMYHNFTLLHDDVMDRADVRRGRPTVHVKWDDSTAILSGDAMLTMAGRLVMKVVDDKILRPVMELFNTTAMEVYEGQQYDMDFEHRDDVTIDEYLNMIRLKTSVLLGAACKLGAIVAGADAATADSLYEYGTMLGLAFQLQDDYLDTFGDPAVFGKAIGGDILNDKKTYLLISALRCGDDAVASEIASMFGVRSDHKIERIRQLYVEYGIDRLCREAIDYYSDMAEKSVLATDLPADAKEFFVDIARKSRARSK
- the cmk gene encoding (d)CMP kinase, encoding MSSSDNKIIIAIDGYSSSGKSSMARALASSIGYRYVDSGAMYRAVTLWGLRRGIVSDGTVDEEALIAALPDIAIDFQPIPGEGQHTLLCGEDVESEIRSLRVSDNVSQVAVIPAVRHHLVALQQQFGREKGIVMDGRDIGTTVFPDAEMKVFVDASAETRAHRRFLELQQKGMEATYEDVLANVKQRDHIDTTRAESPLTKASDAISLDNSDMTIAEQNEWLIELYNRILAAKR
- a CDS encoding 4-hydroxy-3-methylbut-2-enyl diphosphate reductase, which codes for MRVEIDQASGFCNGVVTAIRKAEQELDSSNRLYCLGDIVHNSDEVERLCSRGLVTITHDDLHSLHGVKVLLRAHGEPPSTYATAKANDIDIIDATCPVVLHLQKRIRESYDRRSPGQQIVIYGKRGHAEVNGLVGQTDGEAVVVEDVAGLDRLDFNRDIILYSQTTKSVHGFHEMIREIERRKSPDTRFEYVDTICRQVANRVPQLRAFAAEHEVILFVSGRKSSNGRFLYGECHDVNPMTYFISNPDEIQPDWISEVESIGICGATSTPRWLMEQVRDRINQLQPNG
- a CDS encoding exonuclease domain-containing protein, encoding MDNFIAIDVETANNQPTSICAIGAVLVIDGIIKSTFYELVRPEPNWYIRYFSTSIHGIYPNDTENCSGFSLVWSRMADTFAVYGADMETIPFVAHNKSFDEKCIRACHRIYSMTWPDNPFFCTLSAARRSIRRADIGGSYSLPCVANYLGIPFDNHHNAQADALACAKIAMCLL